The following coding sequences are from one Coffea arabica cultivar ET-39 chromosome 11e, Coffea Arabica ET-39 HiFi, whole genome shotgun sequence window:
- the LOC113718158 gene encoding uncharacterized protein — MESLHQRMDQLELSQARSNTTHRDAPPREELASNSEEDDFIRRPKQDYRRTDDGLKGVKIKIPSFQGKSNPEAYLEWEQRIEMVFECQDYTDEQKVKLAILEFTDYAIVWWEQERTSRRCNKERPISTWDELRTTMRKWFVPSHYCRDLYQRLQTLVQGSRSVEDYHKKMEITMLRADIVEDKEATMVRFLNGLRPEIAELVELQNYVDMLELIDKASKIERRLNRRGNPRNPSFSATPLWRGNPTFEQERPSTWVSKFTPKSELPKQAPKATTKPPFDSSKPRSRHKCFKCQGFGHIAPQCPNRRTMIVLPSGDVVSDDEGEFTEMPPLIDKGEDSKVEVEATNEQVGVVLVASRALTTQVKRVDKAQRDNIFYTRCHVKGRVCSLIIDASSCTNVASTLLVDHLSLPTLRHPSPYRLQWLNESDDIKVTKQVMVPFRIGKYEDEVLCDIVPMQASRILLGRPWQYDKKTTHDGFTNKYSFLHLNKKVTLVLLTPQQEFEDVFPDEIPSGLPPLKGIEHQINFVPGASLPNKPAYKMGPEETKEIQRQVDELLERGWARESMSPCAVPVILIPKKKGTWRMPSTLSQLSIVTLYLV, encoded by the exons ATGGAGTCCCTACACCAGAGGATGGACCAATTGGAGCTTTCTCAAGCTCGGTCCAATACTACCCATCGAGATGCTCCACCTCGTGAGGAGTTGGCTTCTAATAGCGAGGAAGATGACTTCATCCGTCGGccaaaacaggactatcggagaACAGATGACGGATTAAAGGGGGTCAAGATTAAGATCccctcattccaaggcaagtctAATCCAGAGGCTTACCTAGAATGGGAACAGCGAATCGAGATGGTATTCGAGTGCCAGGACTACACCGATGAACAAAAGGTCAAACTGGCAATCCTCGAATTCACCGATTACGCTATTGTCTGGTGGGAGCAGGAGCGCACTAGCAGGCGTTGCAATAAAGAACGGCCAATTAGTACATGGGATGAGTTACGAACCACTATGAGAAAATGGTTCGTACCCAGCCATTACTGTCGTGATCTATACCAGAGGCTCCAGACATTAGTTCAAGGAAGCCgtagtgtggaggactaccacaaGAAGATGGAGATCACCATGCTCCGAGCAGACATTGTGGAGGATAAAGAGGCTACCATGGTGAGATTTCTTAACGGTTTGAGACCTGAGATCGCCGAGTTGGTGGAGTTGCAAAACTACGTGGACATGCTTGAGTTAATTGATAAGGCATCCAAGATCGAGAGAAGGCTTAACAGGAGGGGTAACCCTCGCAATCCTAGTTTCTCGGCCACGCCTCTTTGGAGAGGCAATCCGACCTTTGAGCAGGAACGACCTAGTACATGGGTGTCTAAGTTCACTCCTAAATCCGAGCTACCAAAGCAGGCACCAAAGGCGACCACCAAGCCTCCATTCGACTCCTCCAAGCCACGAAGCCGTCAcaagtgcttcaaatgccaaggattTGGACACATTGCTCCTCAGTGTCCCAATAGGCGTACCATGATTGTCCTACCGAGTGGAGATGTCGTATCTGACGACGAGGGCGAGTTCACCGAGATGCCTCCATTGATTGATAAAGGTGAAGATTCCAAGGTGGAAGTAGAGGCCACTAATGAGCAAGTAGGCGTTGTTCTAGTAGCCAGTCGGGCCCTTACGACCCAAGTCAAAAGAGTGGATAAGGCCCAACGTGACAACATTTTCTACACACGATGTCACGTCAAGGGAAGGGTAtgtagcctcatcatcgacGCGAGTAGTTGTACCAATGTGGCAAGTACTCTCTTGGTGGATCATCTTTCTTTGCCCACGTTGAGGCACCCTAGCCCCTACCGCTTGCAATGGCTCAATGAGAGTGACGATATCAAAGTCACCAAACAAGTGATGGTGCCTTTCCGGATTGGGAAGTATGAGGACGAGGTCCTTTGCGACATCGTTCCCATGCAAGCTTCTCGCATTTTGTTGGGACGACCATGGCAATATGACAAGAAGACCACTCATGATGGCTTTACCAACAAATACTCCTTCTTGCACCTCAacaagaaggtgacacttgttcTTCTCACACCTCAGCAG gaatttgaggacgtTTTCCCAGACGAGATCCCAAGTGGACTTCCGCCACTCAAAGGGATCGAGCACCAGATCAATTTCGTTCCTGGAGCATCCTTGCCAAACAAACCGGCCTACAagatgggccctgaggagactaAGGAGATCCAACGGCAAGTAGATGAGCTCTTAGAGAGAGGTTGGGCTCGAGAGAGCATGAGCCCATGTGCAGTTCCAGTCATCCTCATCCCAAAGAAAAAGGGCACTTGGAGGATGCCATCAACGCTATCGCAGTTAAGTATCGTCACCCTATACCTCGtttag